A section of the Rossellomorea marisflavi genome encodes:
- a CDS encoding cation diffusion facilitator family transporter, producing the protein MAHDHSDHTHHANTKTMLISFIIITVYMVVEAIGGYVTNSLALLSDAGHMLSDSLSLGIALIAFKLGEKAATYRNTFGYKRFEIIAATLNGLTLIGIALFIFYEAIKRFTHPPEVATSGMLIISIIGLLVNVLVAWIMMRGGDTDENLNMRGAFLHVISDMLGSVGAVIAALLIMFFGWGWADPLASVIVAVLVLNSGYRVVKKSLHILLEGTPEQIDVQEVIDVIKREEGIDDIHDLHIWTITSGFIAMSCHAVVGGDITVKSTEDILRRLEPRLQHFGIKHITMQFETENNPHDSAILCDMEHGHEH; encoded by the coding sequence ATGGCACACGATCACAGTGATCACACTCATCACGCCAATACGAAAACCATGCTGATCTCATTTATCATCATAACCGTTTATATGGTGGTGGAAGCCATCGGAGGATATGTGACAAACAGTCTAGCCCTGCTCTCAGATGCGGGTCATATGCTCAGTGACTCCCTATCCCTGGGGATTGCCCTGATCGCATTTAAGCTCGGGGAGAAGGCAGCTACATATCGCAATACATTCGGCTACAAGCGGTTTGAGATCATCGCAGCCACCTTGAACGGCCTTACCTTGATTGGTATCGCACTCTTCATCTTTTATGAAGCCATCAAGCGATTTACCCATCCGCCTGAGGTTGCTACAAGCGGCATGCTCATCATCTCCATCATCGGTCTTCTCGTCAACGTCCTGGTTGCGTGGATCATGATGCGTGGAGGCGATACGGATGAGAACCTGAATATGAGGGGCGCCTTCCTTCACGTCATCAGTGATATGCTCGGTTCGGTTGGAGCGGTGATCGCTGCCCTTCTCATCATGTTCTTCGGATGGGGATGGGCCGATCCACTGGCAAGCGTCATCGTCGCGGTCCTTGTCTTGAACAGCGGATACCGGGTCGTGAAAAAATCCCTTCACATCCTCTTGGAAGGAACACCCGAACAGATTGATGTCCAAGAGGTGATCGATGTGATCAAACGGGAAGAGGGAATCGACGACATCCATGACCTCCATATCTGGACGATCACAAGTGGATTCATCGCCATGTCTTGTCATGCGGTAGTAGGGGGAGACATTACCGTTAAAAGTACAGAAGATATACTGAGACGCTTGGAACCCCGTCTGCAGCACTTCGGCATCAAACATATCACGATGCAATTCGAAACTGAAAACAATCCCCATGACTCCGCGATTCTTTGTGATATGGAGCATGGCCATGAACACTAA
- a CDS encoding class D sortase — protein sequence MKKVIGILIILMSLPLLFHSQIKGGVYKGFNEKLLVAASEGKGEVKKTMFEKLYLSDSADVETSDIKAVLRIPSIELEEPIFQGASESHLKNGVATIEENTPFSGTNISIAGHKMNAYGVLFNRLHELTEGDMMAMDVNGKTTTYKVMERRMVSPDDLTVLEDTEDQTITLITCETYNWTTNEFEERLVVRGEKVGE from the coding sequence ATGAAGAAAGTGATTGGCATCTTGATCATTCTGATGTCCCTTCCCCTTTTGTTTCATAGCCAAATCAAGGGTGGAGTCTATAAAGGGTTCAACGAAAAACTTCTCGTCGCAGCGAGTGAAGGGAAGGGGGAAGTGAAAAAAACCATGTTTGAGAAGCTATACTTGAGTGATTCCGCGGATGTAGAGACCTCTGACATCAAGGCGGTCCTCCGTATTCCATCTATCGAATTAGAGGAGCCCATCTTCCAGGGGGCAAGTGAATCCCATCTCAAGAATGGAGTCGCGACCATCGAGGAGAATACTCCCTTTTCCGGCACGAATATTTCCATTGCGGGACATAAAATGAATGCATACGGTGTCCTCTTCAATCGACTTCATGAGCTGACTGAAGGGGATATGATGGCAATGGATGTCAACGGAAAAACCACTACGTACAAAGTGATGGAACGGAGGATGGTATCTCCCGATGATTTGACGGTTCTCGAGGATACGGAGGATCAGACAATCACGCTGATTACATGCGAAACCTATAACTGGACCACGAATGAATTTGAAGAGCGGTTGGTCGTGCGTGGAGAAAAGGTAGGGGAATGA
- a CDS encoding ECF transporter S component yields MMICIAIMIVTVIPLFARFELRAIGSKEIVLLAVLAAIAAMSRVPFAPLPSVQPTTFVIIVSAIVLGPEAGFLIGAMAAIVSNIFLGQGPWTPWQMYAWGMAGMMAGFLRNTVIINTKWGLMGYGFVVGFLFGWFMNLWFLLGFLGEASWEVFVSAYIASFYFDLAHALSNVFFLGLFSVGWIRILERFKRKYGILTPGLPKEEVYK; encoded by the coding sequence ATGATGATCTGTATCGCCATCATGATCGTAACGGTCATCCCGCTGTTTGCGAGATTCGAACTCCGTGCGATCGGAAGTAAGGAAATCGTTTTGCTGGCGGTACTTGCAGCTATTGCAGCCATGAGCAGGGTACCGTTTGCTCCCCTGCCGAGTGTGCAGCCGACTACCTTCGTAATCATTGTGAGCGCCATCGTTCTGGGGCCCGAAGCGGGATTTTTGATAGGAGCGATGGCGGCCATCGTCTCCAATATCTTCTTGGGTCAAGGTCCATGGACCCCTTGGCAAATGTATGCCTGGGGGATGGCAGGCATGATGGCCGGTTTCCTTCGCAATACAGTGATCATCAATACCAAATGGGGGTTGATGGGATATGGATTTGTCGTAGGTTTTTTATTCGGGTGGTTCATGAATTTGTGGTTCCTCCTGGGCTTCCTTGGTGAAGCCTCCTGGGAAGTATTCGTCTCGGCCTATATCGCAAGCTTTTACTTTGATCTTGCACATGCATTATCAAACGTATTTTTCCTCGGGCTGTTCAGTGTGGGGTGGATTCGGATCCTGGAACGTTTCAAACGGAAATACGGCATTCTGACGCCAGGCTTGCCAAAAGAGGAGGTCTACAAATGA
- a CDS encoding ABC transporter ATP-binding protein produces the protein MACIELDKLSFHYPEEEQAAIRSLSLTVDKGDFIVIGGPSGCGKTTLLKLLKKELTPVGRMTGQIRMSDMGVGFVFQDPENQIVMDNVLSELVFGMENEQLGTEEMRQRVAEMVHFFGMEDLLDQDTKHLSGGQKQLMNVASVLLQKPDLLLLDEPTSQLDPVQAKALIQFVHRLNEEFGMTIIMVEHRLEELYPIADRVILMEKGSVAYEGAARTVVSTVWKNQDNTFLPFLPAIAKLYYTFAVQSYDTGVPLSVKEAQRWLSDQSIGRVEHQREVPSEQALPLLEMNHVSFKYAKRAPMILKDSSLEVRKGDFLTVVGGNASGKTTLLKIIASILKPYSGKVKLNGKHVSKKSSCRMGYLPQNPLLCFMCETLQEEILELAVRYDIPLPEERMRSIATRLGIESILEKHIHDCSGGEQQKAALATLLFIEPDLLLIDEPTKGMDAVSKDQFSVMLDDLHQDGMTILMVTHDIEFAARHASRCAWLFDGRITADGTVREVLDHHYFYTTTINRVSQNADVPTVLTVEEAYETWNLHVPS, from the coding sequence ATGGCATGTATTGAACTCGACAAACTAAGCTTTCATTATCCAGAGGAAGAACAAGCAGCCATCCGCTCCCTTTCCCTTACCGTGGATAAAGGGGATTTCATTGTGATCGGAGGTCCTTCAGGCTGTGGGAAGACAACCCTTCTGAAGCTGTTGAAAAAGGAACTCACGCCGGTAGGCAGGATGACAGGACAGATCAGGATGTCAGATATGGGAGTAGGATTCGTGTTTCAGGACCCGGAAAATCAGATTGTCATGGATAACGTCCTTAGTGAACTTGTATTCGGCATGGAAAACGAGCAATTGGGGACGGAGGAGATGCGGCAACGCGTGGCGGAAATGGTTCATTTCTTCGGTATGGAAGACCTGCTCGATCAGGATACAAAACATCTTTCTGGCGGACAGAAGCAGTTGATGAACGTGGCGAGCGTCCTCCTGCAAAAGCCGGACCTGTTGTTATTGGATGAACCGACGTCCCAACTCGACCCGGTCCAGGCAAAAGCACTGATTCAATTTGTCCACCGTCTGAACGAAGAATTCGGGATGACGATCATCATGGTCGAGCACCGATTGGAAGAGCTCTATCCCATCGCGGATCGGGTGATCCTCATGGAGAAAGGAAGCGTGGCCTATGAAGGGGCGGCAAGGACAGTCGTTTCCACTGTGTGGAAGAACCAGGACAACACGTTTCTTCCGTTCCTTCCAGCCATCGCCAAGCTATACTATACCTTTGCCGTTCAGTCTTACGATACGGGGGTGCCCCTGTCTGTCAAAGAGGCTCAGCGCTGGCTATCGGATCAGTCCATCGGCAGGGTGGAACATCAGCGAGAAGTCCCTTCTGAGCAGGCATTACCTCTACTTGAGATGAATCATGTGAGCTTCAAGTATGCGAAGCGTGCCCCCATGATTCTGAAGGATAGTAGCCTAGAGGTGAGAAAAGGGGATTTCCTTACGGTAGTGGGAGGAAACGCCTCAGGAAAGACGACCCTCCTGAAAATCATTGCGTCGATTCTGAAGCCGTATAGCGGAAAGGTGAAGCTGAATGGGAAGCATGTTTCAAAAAAGTCATCCTGCAGAATGGGCTATCTTCCTCAAAACCCGTTGCTCTGCTTTATGTGTGAAACGCTACAGGAAGAAATCCTGGAGCTTGCCGTCCGTTACGACATCCCGCTACCGGAAGAACGAATGAGGTCCATCGCGACCCGTCTCGGCATTGAGTCGATCCTGGAAAAGCACATTCATGATTGCAGTGGGGGAGAACAGCAGAAGGCGGCACTTGCCACCCTATTATTCATTGAACCAGATCTACTCTTGATCGATGAACCGACGAAGGGAATGGATGCGGTGTCCAAAGATCAGTTCTCGGTCATGTTGGATGATCTTCATCAAGATGGCATGACCATCCTGATGGTGACCCATGACATCGAATTTGCGGCCAGGCATGCTTCACGATGCGCGTGGTTGTTTGACGGTCGCATCACGGCAGACGGAACGGTGAGGGAGGTGTTGGACCATCACTACTTCTATACCACCACGATCAACCGCGTGAGTCAGAATGCCGATGTTCCAACTGTCCTGACGGTAGAGGAGGCATATGAGACATGGAATCTTCACGTGCCGTCCTGA
- a CDS encoding energy-coupling factor transporter transmembrane component T, which produces MTIRLKELHPFVSFLYYVCAGVCMMMFTHPLFLSVSILILVGVNILQGTRGKLIRSMPAIACMGLIIIIMNPLFVRRGATVLFYFRHNPVTLEGVAYGMIMAMSLLGIFILFISFNDVIHGRKFLFLFSKVWPQLALLLMITVRFVPLLITRWKDLYHTQKLRGHDMFKGSVKKRSRTGMLYMQKLLTWSLEEALQTAESMNARGFGERKRSHYQLFSFRYSDWGASIVLAGIAGVCVYSAQHGIGTLNVYPQLGTLSFSPSDWLILILFICLMAFPILLEGGSQLRWHVLNSTN; this is translated from the coding sequence GTGACAATCAGATTGAAAGAACTTCACCCCTTCGTAAGCTTTCTCTACTACGTTTGTGCGGGTGTGTGCATGATGATGTTCACCCATCCGTTGTTCCTGTCTGTATCCATCTTGATCCTGGTAGGGGTGAATATCCTTCAAGGAACCCGGGGGAAACTGATCCGTTCTATGCCTGCGATCGCTTGCATGGGGCTTATCATCATCATCATGAATCCCCTTTTCGTCCGAAGGGGAGCCACCGTGCTGTTCTATTTCCGTCATAATCCCGTGACATTGGAGGGAGTGGCATACGGGATGATCATGGCCATGAGTCTATTGGGGATCTTCATCCTGTTCATTTCATTCAACGATGTGATCCACGGGCGGAAATTCTTATTTCTCTTTTCAAAAGTGTGGCCACAGCTCGCCCTCCTACTAATGATTACGGTGCGTTTCGTACCGCTGCTCATTACCCGGTGGAAGGACCTGTATCACACGCAAAAGCTCAGGGGACACGATATGTTCAAAGGAAGCGTGAAGAAGCGGAGCAGGACGGGCATGCTCTATATGCAAAAGCTCCTCACGTGGTCGTTGGAAGAGGCGCTTCAAACGGCTGAGTCCATGAATGCAAGAGGGTTCGGGGAGAGGAAGAGGTCGCATTATCAGCTGTTCTCATTCCGCTATTCCGATTGGGGAGCGTCCATCGTCTTAGCAGGGATAGCCGGCGTGTGTGTGTATTCTGCACAGCACGGAATCGGGACCCTCAATGTGTATCCACAGCTGGGGACACTCTCATTTTCCCCTTCGGACTGGCTGATCTTGATCCTGTTCATTTGTTTGATGGCATTCCCCATTTTACTTGAAGGAGGCAGTCAACTTCGATGGCATGTATTGAACTCGACAAACTAA
- a CDS encoding DUF4430 domain-containing protein codes for MKKQRKLILSILTVFFLTLGVIGVTYGFSGEEEKAPTSKQVAGSENSVASVTGDKEKQKDPNAITDEHSKTEEQEEKKEEKDKNEKSDSTTTKSTKEDGKADPQQQEERNGTTERLESEGKPDKQGSSASRKEAKTESNQKTESPKESKAASVSERAGSTQPESKAPAPQPSKKPAPAPKPEKEEKQAATSTVTYSIVADSQMGTVLPPTSVEIEDGDTVLDVLIEVTRSQGIPMSFRGGTGANAYVEGINNLFEFDRGSGSGWMYRVNGIFPNRGAGVVPLQDGDRIEWLYTIDFGKDLGAELKPFR; via the coding sequence ATGAAGAAGCAACGTAAGCTCATACTGTCGATCCTGACGGTGTTCTTCCTTACTCTTGGAGTAATCGGGGTCACCTATGGTTTCTCCGGCGAAGAAGAAAAGGCACCAACAAGTAAGCAAGTGGCGGGTAGCGAAAACTCCGTCGCTTCCGTGACCGGGGATAAAGAAAAACAAAAAGATCCAAACGCTATCACCGATGAACATTCCAAGACTGAGGAACAGGAAGAAAAGAAAGAGGAAAAAGACAAAAACGAGAAATCGGACAGCACAACCACTAAAAGCACAAAAGAGGACGGCAAGGCTGATCCTCAGCAACAAGAAGAAAGAAACGGAACAACGGAACGTCTTGAATCTGAAGGAAAGCCAGACAAACAAGGATCATCGGCATCAAGGAAAGAAGCAAAGACAGAGTCAAACCAAAAAACAGAGAGCCCAAAAGAATCCAAAGCTGCTTCCGTCTCTGAACGTGCCGGATCAACACAACCAGAAAGCAAGGCACCGGCGCCTCAGCCTTCCAAAAAGCCTGCACCCGCTCCAAAACCTGAAAAGGAAGAAAAGCAGGCAGCGACGTCGACAGTCACCTATTCCATTGTGGCAGATAGTCAAATGGGTACGGTGCTCCCTCCGACTTCAGTCGAAATCGAGGATGGGGATACGGTCCTTGATGTGCTCATCGAGGTGACACGTTCTCAAGGAATTCCCATGTCGTTCCGCGGTGGTACAGGAGCGAATGCATATGTAGAAGGAATCAACAACCTATTTGAGTTTGACCGGGGATCCGGCAGCGGTTGGATGTACCGGGTGAATGGGATCTTCCCTAACAGAGGGGCAGGAGTGGTTCCCCTCCAAGACGGAGATCGCATTGAGTGGCTTTACACCATCGACTTCGGGAAAGATCTCGGAGCGGAGCTCAAGCCGTTCCGCTAG
- a CDS encoding prenyltransferase/squalene oxidase repeat-containing protein: MRILQAMLASVLSVVLFFGVPVAGIPSGHAEAATSTDVSLAEINKTIEGAANHILDSGVSSEWEAIGLATAGYPVPEAYYQNNFSESVDSQVINPSRYAKITDIERHVIAAAAIGLDPLSVNGTDLIEKIYNSHDVSPGNDTMTLQGNNGPIFALIALDSQQFEVPSDAKWTRQKLIDELLKQQNEDGSWSLSAYMSGPSYDITAMALIALAPYTSQGNVKKAVDRALSFLSAEQQSSGGFDDPFVGGTSSEATSQVIIALTSNGIDPTSKAFTKGSNNLVTHLLSFKSEDGGFMHVSPGNSNGMATEQALQALVAYQKFLKGEGKLYSFPKPLEPEPPTPMPDPTLSIKGVKDGEIVATPEITVTAEAKDGEGNALVVDAKLNDQALEGNKSGEFVLSLNEGKNVLIVSAQDQNEKVVSKKVTIQYKKEAKDEDPPKLLDQVTLKPVWKDGKGTIEMDSISNLKEGGDIIIEIPDDSVTIVFPDESMSAMVNKGATLHLESSQVKMKTELKGFSKKEAEFSIQRMEGMKEALSNVYDFTIKQDGKNIHDVKDAVELSFAVKEEEVDSTSTAVYFYNADTGKWDHVGGDYSDGWFSVQPDHLSTFAVFNSAPTGTEEEEKTNEPEKTQDEGKTGSSPKENKKDDTVVPAANPSSGKKLPNTGVNEWYLPVAGGLLLLTGLSIYFWGERKKRKMEIKG; encoded by the coding sequence GTGAGAATACTTCAAGCAATGTTGGCAAGTGTATTGAGCGTTGTGCTGTTTTTTGGTGTGCCGGTTGCGGGGATTCCGTCTGGACACGCAGAGGCAGCGACAAGTACGGATGTTTCGCTGGCTGAAATCAATAAAACCATTGAAGGTGCTGCGAATCACATTCTGGACAGCGGTGTAAGTAGTGAGTGGGAAGCCATAGGACTTGCGACAGCGGGATATCCAGTGCCGGAAGCCTATTATCAGAATAATTTCAGTGAATCGGTGGATAGCCAGGTCATCAATCCGTCGAGATACGCTAAGATTACCGATATTGAACGCCACGTGATTGCGGCGGCGGCAATCGGTTTGGATCCATTGTCTGTCAACGGCACAGACTTGATTGAAAAGATCTACAACAGTCATGATGTGTCACCAGGGAATGACACGATGACCCTTCAAGGGAATAACGGACCGATCTTCGCCTTGATCGCGTTGGACAGCCAACAGTTCGAGGTGCCATCAGATGCCAAGTGGACACGTCAAAAGCTGATTGATGAGCTTTTGAAGCAGCAGAATGAGGATGGAAGCTGGTCACTCAGTGCATACATGTCGGGCCCGAGCTATGATATCACGGCCATGGCCTTGATTGCCTTGGCACCCTATACATCCCAGGGGAATGTGAAGAAAGCGGTAGATCGTGCGCTCTCATTTCTATCTGCAGAACAGCAATCAAGCGGAGGATTTGACGATCCATTTGTCGGGGGGACTTCAAGTGAAGCCACTTCCCAGGTGATCATTGCCCTGACGTCGAACGGGATTGATCCGACGTCAAAGGCATTCACGAAAGGATCCAATAATCTCGTCACACACCTTCTGAGCTTCAAGTCGGAGGATGGCGGATTTATGCATGTCAGTCCAGGCAATTCCAACGGGATGGCGACCGAGCAAGCCCTGCAGGCCCTCGTTGCGTATCAGAAATTCTTAAAAGGGGAGGGGAAGCTTTATTCATTCCCTAAACCATTGGAGCCGGAACCACCGACACCCATGCCTGATCCGACCCTTAGCATAAAAGGGGTGAAAGATGGCGAGATTGTTGCAACGCCAGAGATCACGGTCACGGCTGAGGCAAAGGATGGAGAAGGAAACGCCTTGGTAGTCGACGCGAAGTTGAATGATCAGGCCCTTGAAGGCAACAAATCAGGCGAGTTTGTCCTTTCCTTAAATGAGGGGAAGAATGTTCTCATTGTCAGCGCACAAGATCAGAATGAAAAAGTGGTGTCAAAGAAAGTGACCATCCAGTACAAAAAAGAAGCCAAAGATGAGGATCCGCCAAAGCTGCTGGACCAGGTGACCCTAAAGCCTGTATGGAAAGATGGAAAAGGCACGATTGAGATGGATAGTATCAGCAACCTGAAGGAAGGGGGAGATATTATCATCGAGATCCCGGACGATTCGGTTACCATCGTCTTCCCGGATGAAAGCATGAGTGCGATGGTCAATAAAGGGGCGACGCTTCACTTGGAATCATCTCAAGTGAAAATGAAGACTGAATTGAAAGGGTTCTCAAAAAAAGAAGCAGAATTCTCCATCCAGCGCATGGAAGGCATGAAGGAAGCTCTTAGTAACGTGTACGACTTTACCATCAAACAGGATGGGAAAAACATTCATGATGTGAAAGATGCCGTAGAGCTGTCCTTCGCCGTCAAGGAAGAAGAGGTGGACAGCACATCTACCGCCGTTTACTTCTATAATGCCGATACGGGAAAATGGGACCATGTCGGAGGGGACTATTCCGACGGGTGGTTCAGTGTACAACCTGATCACTTGAGCACATTCGCTGTGTTCAACTCGGCACCAACGGGAACGGAAGAGGAAGAGAAAACAAATGAACCAGAAAAAACACAGGATGAGGGAAAAACGGGCTCGTCTCCAAAGGAAAACAAGAAAGACGATACTGTTGTACCGGCAGCCAACCCTTCTTCGGGGAAAAAGCTCCCCAATACAGGAGTGAACGAATGGTATCTTCCAGTCGCGGGAGGGCTCCTTCTACTCACGGGTCTCTCGATCTATTTCTGGGGTGAACGGAAGAAGAGGAAGATGGAGATAAAAGGTTAG
- a CDS encoding VOC family protein — MIKGFGGVFWRSQNPEALKQWYNKVLGLDIGEWNGAIIKIEGNSETIFSLFDNEDEYFPKDQQVMVNFQVHDMEEVLAHIERVGVPLAKDKQSGDFGQFVWIKDPDGRLIELWEK; from the coding sequence ATGATCAAAGGATTCGGAGGAGTCTTCTGGAGATCGCAAAACCCAGAGGCTTTGAAACAATGGTACAACAAGGTTTTAGGCTTGGATATCGGTGAATGGAACGGTGCAATCATAAAAATTGAAGGAAACAGTGAGACCATCTTCTCACTGTTTGACAACGAGGATGAGTATTTTCCGAAAGACCAACAGGTGATGGTGAACTTTCAGGTTCATGATATGGAAGAGGTACTCGCTCACATTGAGCGGGTCGGGGTCCCACTTGCGAAGGATAAGCAGAGCGGCGACTTTGGCCAGTTCGTTTGGATCAAGGACCCGGATGGGCGGCTGATCGAACTGTGGGAGAAATAG
- the smpB gene encoding SsrA-binding protein SmpB produces the protein MPKGEGKLIAQNKKARHDFAVEETFEAGIVLQGTEIKSIRGGRVNLKDSFARIRNGEVYVYNMHVSPYEQGNRYNHDPLRTRKLLLHRRQINKLIGETKEAGYSLVPLKLYIKNGVAKLLIGLARGKKKYDKREDLKRKEANRSIQRELAQRQKGNY, from the coding sequence ATGCCAAAGGGAGAAGGCAAGCTCATTGCCCAGAATAAAAAAGCCCGCCATGACTTCGCCGTCGAAGAGACGTTCGAAGCAGGCATCGTCCTCCAGGGGACGGAAATCAAATCGATCCGCGGCGGTCGCGTCAACTTGAAGGATTCCTTCGCCCGCATCCGAAACGGAGAAGTATACGTCTACAACATGCACGTATCGCCTTACGAGCAGGGGAACCGGTACAATCATGATCCGCTCCGCACGAGGAAGCTCCTCCTTCACCGCAGGCAGATCAATAAGCTCATCGGTGAAACGAAAGAAGCAGGATATTCACTCGTCCCGCTGAAGCTGTACATCAAAAACGGCGTCGCCAAGCTCCTCATCGGTCTTGCACGTGGTAAGAAGAAATATGACAAACGTGAAGATCTGAAGCGCAAGGAAGCCAACCGCTCCATCCAGCGCGAGCTCGCCCAAAGGCAAAAAGGGAATTACTGA